One genomic region from Bubalus kerabau isolate K-KA32 ecotype Philippines breed swamp buffalo chromosome 7, PCC_UOA_SB_1v2, whole genome shotgun sequence encodes:
- the ABRAXAS1 gene encoding BRCA1-A complex subunit Abraxas 1 isoform X2, translating into MDDVEVIYTIDIQKYISCYQLFSFYNSSGEVNEQALKKILSNVKKNFHAAFVFTKSSIKQDVVGWYKLRRHSDQIMTFRERLLHRNLQQHLSSRELVFLLLTPSIITESCSTHRLEHALYKPQKGLFHRIPLVVANLGMSEQLGYKTTSGSCTSAGFSRAVKTHSSEFFKEDGSLKEVQKINEMYTSLQDELKSICEKVEHSERAVEKLLNDVNRLKGEIKKRKQAQMQATREKNVQKDPQENILLCQALRTFFPNCELLHSSVISLKNRRISGSSCTTTHPLSGVDNLTLMVEYTDFPEASPARSALPVTKRKASDTDDGWQFKKSRLGGIQNRPSKTDTNSSNQEQASTVSSPETDEELERMKGSEFPMKTHHMKPSCFTLWLKC; encoded by the exons CTTTTATAATTCTTCTGGTGAAGTAAATGAGCAGGCACTGaagaaaatattatcaaatgtCAAGAAG AACTTTCATGCAGCATTTGTCTTCACAAAGTCTTCTATAAAGCAG GATGTGGTTGGTTGGTACAAATTGCGACGTCATTCAGACCAGATCATGACATTTAGAGAGAGACTGCTTCACAGAAACTTACAGCAGCATCTCTCAAGCCGGGAACTTGTTTTTCTGTTACTAACACCAAGTATAATAACAGAAAGCTGCTCTACTCATCGACTGGAGCATGCCTTATATAAACCTCAGAAAGG aCTTTTTCATAGGATACCTTTAGTGGTGGCCAACCTGGGCATGTCCGAACAGCTGGGTTATAAAACTACATCTGGTTCCTGTACGTCTGCTGGTTTCAGTCGAGCAGTAAAAACACACAG ctctgaattttttaaagaagatggaTCTTTAAAGGAGGTGCAGAAGATAAATGAAATGTATACTTCTTTACAAGATGAATTAAAG AGTATATGCGAAAAAGTAGAACATAGTGAGAGAGCTGTAGAAAAACTACTAAATGATGTAAACAgattaaaaggagaaattaaaaaaagaaaacaagcacaGATGCAAGCAACAC GAGAGAAGAATGTCCAAAAAGACCCTCAGGAGAACATTTTGCTTTGTCAAGCTTTACGGACCTTTTTTCCGAATTGTGAACTTCTTCATTCAAGTGTTATCTCCTTGAAAAATAGGCGCATTTCTGGAAGTAGCTGTACTACCACCCACCCTCTCAGTGGGGTCGACAATCTAACCCTAATGGTGGAATACACAGACTTTCCTGAAGCTAGTCCAGCTCGTAGTGCCCTGCCGGTGACCAAGCGGAAAGCCTCAGACACAGATGATGGGTGGCAGTTCAAGAAGTCACGGCTGGGAGGGATACAGAACAGACCCTCTAAAACAGATACCAATAGTAGTAACCAAGAACAAGCATCCACAGTGAGCAGCCCCGAAACAGATGAAGAGCTTGAGAGAATGAAGGGTTCTG AATTTCCCATGAAGACACATCACATGAAGCCTTCATGTTTTACTCTCTGGCTGAAATGCTGA